A genomic stretch from Lathyrus oleraceus cultivar Zhongwan6 chromosome 2, CAAS_Psat_ZW6_1.0, whole genome shotgun sequence includes:
- the LOC127119289 gene encoding ATP-citrate synthase alpha chain protein 1 isoform X2: MARKKIREYDSKRLLKEHFKRLSGKDLPIKSAQVTESTDFTQLQDKEPWLSSSKLVVKPDMLFGKRGKSGLVALNLDLAQVASFVKERLGKEVEMGGCKGPITTFIVEPFIPHNEEFYLNIVSDRLGNSISFSECGGIDIEENWDKVKTVFVPTGVSLTSKIVAPLVATLPLEIKGEIEEFLKVIFTLFQDLDFTFLEMNPFTLVDGKPYPLDMRGELDDTAAFKNFKKWGNIEFPLPFGRVMSATESFIHGLDEKTSASLKFTVLNPKGRIWTMVAGGGASVIYADTVGDLGFASELGNYAEYSGAPNEEEVLQYARVVIDCATADPDGRKRALVIGGGIANFTDVAATFSGIIRALKEKESKLKAARMHIYVRRGGPNYQKGLAKMRELGEEIGIPLEVYGPEATMTGICKEAIQCITASA; encoded by the exons ATGGCACGCAAGAAGATCAGAGAGTATGATTCCAAGAGATTGTTGAAGGAGCACTTTAAGAGACTATCTGGCAAAGACTTACCTATCAAGTCTGCACAA GTTACGGAGTCCACGGATTTCACTCAGCTGCAAGACAAGGAACCTTGGCTTTCTTCTTCTAAATTGGTTGTGAAGCCGGATATGTTATTTGGGAAGCGTGGTAAAAGTGGTTTGGTTGCGTTGAATTTGGATTTGGCACAAGTTGCTTCATTTGTGAAAGAGCGTCTCGGTAAAGAG GTTGAAATGGGTGGATGCAAGGGACCGATAACAACTTTCATTGTTGAACCTTTCATCCCGCATAATGAAGAGTTCTACCTTAACATTGTCTCTGACAGACTCGGGAACAGCATAAGCTTTTCAGAATGCGGAGGAATCGATATTGAAGAGAATTGGGATAAG GTTAAGACTGTATTTGTTCCAACGGGAGTGTCTCTTACATCAAAAATTGTTGCTCCACTTGTTGCAACCCTTCCCTTGGAG ATCAAAGGGGAAATCGAGGAATTTCTCAAGGTGATTTTCACTTTGTTTCAAG ACTTGGATTTCACTTTCTTAGAGATGAATCCTTTCACATTGGTTGATGGAAAGCCTTATCCTTTGGATATGAGAGGCGAGCTTGATGACACTGCCGCTTTCAAGAACTTCAAGAA GTGGGGTAACATTGAATTTCCACTACCATTCGGAAGGGTTATGAGTGCCACCGAGTCTTTCATTCATGGATTAGATGAAAAG ACCAGCGCATCTCTAAAATTCACCGTGTTGAACCCAAAGGGCCGAATTTGGACAATGGTTGCTGGTGGAGGTGCTAGTGTCATCTACGCTGACACA GTAGGCGATCTTGGCTTTGCATCCGAGCTTGGAAACTATGCCGAATACAGCGGTGCACCCAATGAAGAGGAGGTTTTGCAATACGCCCGAGTTGTGATTGAT TGTGCAACTGCAGATCCCGATGGCCGAAAAAGGGCTCTCGTTATAGGAGGAGGCATAGCTAACTTCACCGATGTTGCTGCTACTTTTAGTGGGATCATTCGGGCACTAAAGGAGAAG GAATCGAAGTTAAAGGCAGCAAGAATGCACATTTACGTGAGGAGAGGAGGTCCAAACTACCAAAAGGGTTTAGCAAAAATGCGAGAACTTGGAGAGGAAATTGGAATCCCTCTCGAG GTGTATGGACCTGAAGCAACGATGACTGGTATATGCAAAGAGGCGATACAATGCATTACTGCTTCCGCTTAA
- the LOC127119289 gene encoding ATP-citrate synthase alpha chain protein 1 isoform X1, producing the protein MARKKIREYDSKRLLKEHFKRLSGKDLPIKSAQVTESTDFTQLQDKEPWLSSSKLVVKPDMLFGKRGKSGLVALNLDLAQVASFVKERLGKEVEMGGCKGPITTFIVEPFIPHNEEFYLNIVSDRLGNSISFSECGGIDIEENWDKVKTVFVPTGVSLTSKIVAPLVATLPLEIKGEIEEFLKVIFTLFQDLDFTFLEMNPFTLVDGKPYPLDMRGELDDTAAFKNFKKRCRNGCRWGNIEFPLPFGRVMSATESFIHGLDEKTSASLKFTVLNPKGRIWTMVAGGGASVIYADTVGDLGFASELGNYAEYSGAPNEEEVLQYARVVIDCATADPDGRKRALVIGGGIANFTDVAATFSGIIRALKEKESKLKAARMHIYVRRGGPNYQKGLAKMRELGEEIGIPLEVYGPEATMTGICKEAIQCITASA; encoded by the exons ATGGCACGCAAGAAGATCAGAGAGTATGATTCCAAGAGATTGTTGAAGGAGCACTTTAAGAGACTATCTGGCAAAGACTTACCTATCAAGTCTGCACAA GTTACGGAGTCCACGGATTTCACTCAGCTGCAAGACAAGGAACCTTGGCTTTCTTCTTCTAAATTGGTTGTGAAGCCGGATATGTTATTTGGGAAGCGTGGTAAAAGTGGTTTGGTTGCGTTGAATTTGGATTTGGCACAAGTTGCTTCATTTGTGAAAGAGCGTCTCGGTAAAGAG GTTGAAATGGGTGGATGCAAGGGACCGATAACAACTTTCATTGTTGAACCTTTCATCCCGCATAATGAAGAGTTCTACCTTAACATTGTCTCTGACAGACTCGGGAACAGCATAAGCTTTTCAGAATGCGGAGGAATCGATATTGAAGAGAATTGGGATAAG GTTAAGACTGTATTTGTTCCAACGGGAGTGTCTCTTACATCAAAAATTGTTGCTCCACTTGTTGCAACCCTTCCCTTGGAG ATCAAAGGGGAAATCGAGGAATTTCTCAAGGTGATTTTCACTTTGTTTCAAG ACTTGGATTTCACTTTCTTAGAGATGAATCCTTTCACATTGGTTGATGGAAAGCCTTATCCTTTGGATATGAGAGGCGAGCTTGATGACACTGCCGCTTTCAAGAACTTCAAGAA ACGTTGTCGTAATGGTTGCAGGTGGGGTAACATTGAATTTCCACTACCATTCGGAAGGGTTATGAGTGCCACCGAGTCTTTCATTCATGGATTAGATGAAAAG ACCAGCGCATCTCTAAAATTCACCGTGTTGAACCCAAAGGGCCGAATTTGGACAATGGTTGCTGGTGGAGGTGCTAGTGTCATCTACGCTGACACA GTAGGCGATCTTGGCTTTGCATCCGAGCTTGGAAACTATGCCGAATACAGCGGTGCACCCAATGAAGAGGAGGTTTTGCAATACGCCCGAGTTGTGATTGAT TGTGCAACTGCAGATCCCGATGGCCGAAAAAGGGCTCTCGTTATAGGAGGAGGCATAGCTAACTTCACCGATGTTGCTGCTACTTTTAGTGGGATCATTCGGGCACTAAAGGAGAAG GAATCGAAGTTAAAGGCAGCAAGAATGCACATTTACGTGAGGAGAGGAGGTCCAAACTACCAAAAGGGTTTAGCAAAAATGCGAGAACTTGGAGAGGAAATTGGAATCCCTCTCGAG GTGTATGGACCTGAAGCAACGATGACTGGTATATGCAAAGAGGCGATACAATGCATTACTGCTTCCGCTTAA